A window of the Natronomonas salina genome harbors these coding sequences:
- a CDS encoding penicillin acylase family protein: MDRRSFMGATGTVAAGLLGGATATTGAQSGTLEEIEILTDEYGVSHVYADDVYSLSYGNGYVQARDRLFQMDALRLVGRGESARWLGPAQLPSDIEVRRDLYSREEINRQWEDASETTKEALRGFADGVNRRMVELAAQGELPGEFAALGRAPEPWKPEDSIAFINYAIGFFGVNGGSHLSSARTLAEMFDNFDTEAEAWDAYGDLNRVVVPEDHYGSVGEHEVDGTDERALDYDEVSDGQLAAIRAAKDAVPWGLDDQDVTVPDGVTEGLREARGMLEGFRFGSNAIIVDDEHSAHDKPILGAGPQMGLFKPPIPYEIGLHGAGFDVVGMGVVAAPALVIGRTPEIAWTVTTSGDEMIDTIAVELDEDDRHRYRWDGEWHEMSTEQVTHYTSPVGGVAQGETDPGSYDVVRQEVARVEQEGTSMPVIAWNPEENIAYCQRPTTRMEELEGAFMWAEVGRSNSIDEFESYLSEFPFGFNFHVVSDDEIAFFRTGKLPERRGDADPRLPKPPAEHDWGGFDVGTNVGASVRNPDRGYVVNWNNAPAAGWRESSTEQQWGTVHRVDVMARLVEEALDRTGGELTRQDVADIVEDCGVEHPYAPRSVPAMVDAVQPGHVDGQLKAMGEELQKWADIDYSFRPGSDGTYDNGGMAIWEETRKELQELVFRDELGEQTPTLNYDPTAIDGQGGGDPHAADHGATVNEDVTLVDAIDDDTEHDWFDVLDGDNRASHKKQRDAVIRKAMQRAAATLEERYDSDDPSDWLLENRQIEFSPLGASNPDRLPMSNRSSYQQSVVIGEGLEHSGSVLPPSNSGHQNAAELVATQAGEEPDRLTDQLDVYANFDYKPHPVTREQVEERAVESETIRAQGHEAADTVRPASDLAIKLLSVPGGGLRAVRDVATQAGWSFDGLLDDVEEGPSGATLDDQASTAADGDETESDASSTDLL; this comes from the coding sequence ATGGATAGACGGAGCTTCATGGGCGCGACCGGGACCGTCGCCGCGGGACTGCTCGGCGGGGCGACCGCCACGACCGGCGCCCAGTCCGGCACCCTCGAGGAGATCGAGATCCTCACCGACGAGTACGGCGTCAGCCACGTCTACGCCGACGACGTCTACTCGCTCAGCTACGGCAACGGGTACGTCCAGGCCCGCGACCGGCTGTTCCAGATGGACGCCCTCAGGCTGGTCGGCCGCGGCGAGAGCGCCCGGTGGCTCGGCCCCGCCCAGTTGCCGTCGGACATCGAGGTCCGGCGGGACCTCTACAGCCGCGAGGAGATCAACCGCCAGTGGGAGGACGCCAGCGAGACGACGAAGGAGGCCCTCCGCGGCTTCGCCGACGGCGTCAACCGTCGGATGGTCGAACTGGCGGCCCAGGGCGAACTCCCCGGCGAGTTCGCCGCGCTCGGCCGCGCGCCGGAGCCGTGGAAACCCGAGGACTCCATCGCCTTCATCAACTACGCCATCGGGTTCTTCGGCGTCAACGGCGGCTCCCACCTCTCGAGCGCCCGAACGCTCGCCGAGATGTTCGACAACTTCGACACCGAGGCTGAAGCCTGGGACGCCTACGGCGACCTGAACCGGGTCGTCGTCCCCGAGGACCACTACGGCTCGGTCGGCGAGCACGAGGTCGACGGCACCGATGAGCGCGCGCTCGACTACGACGAGGTCTCCGACGGGCAACTGGCCGCCATCCGAGCAGCGAAGGACGCCGTCCCGTGGGGACTGGACGACCAGGACGTCACGGTCCCCGATGGCGTCACGGAGGGGCTCCGAGAGGCCCGCGGCATGCTCGAGGGCTTCCGGTTCGGCTCCAACGCCATCATCGTCGACGACGAGCACAGCGCCCACGACAAGCCGATCCTCGGCGCCGGGCCGCAGATGGGACTGTTCAAGCCACCCATCCCCTACGAGATCGGTCTGCACGGCGCCGGGTTCGACGTCGTCGGGATGGGCGTCGTCGCGGCCCCGGCGCTCGTCATCGGGCGCACCCCCGAGATCGCCTGGACGGTCACCACCTCGGGCGACGAGATGATCGACACCATCGCCGTCGAACTCGACGAGGACGACCGCCACCGCTACAGGTGGGACGGCGAGTGGCACGAGATGTCCACCGAGCAGGTGACCCACTACACGAGCCCCGTCGGCGGCGTCGCGCAGGGGGAGACCGACCCCGGGAGCTACGACGTCGTCCGCCAGGAGGTCGCCCGCGTCGAACAGGAGGGCACGTCGATGCCGGTCATCGCCTGGAATCCGGAGGAGAATATCGCCTACTGCCAGCGCCCCACCACCAGGATGGAGGAACTCGAGGGCGCCTTCATGTGGGCCGAAGTGGGCCGCTCGAACAGCATCGACGAGTTCGAGTCGTACCTCTCGGAGTTCCCCTTCGGCTTCAACTTCCACGTCGTCAGTGACGACGAGATCGCCTTCTTCCGCACGGGGAAGCTCCCCGAGCGCCGCGGCGACGCCGACCCCAGGCTACCGAAGCCCCCCGCCGAGCACGACTGGGGCGGCTTCGACGTCGGCACGAACGTCGGCGCCTCGGTCCGGAACCCCGACCGCGGCTACGTCGTCAACTGGAACAACGCGCCAGCGGCAGGCTGGCGGGAGTCCAGCACGGAACAGCAGTGGGGGACCGTCCACCGCGTCGACGTGATGGCCCGTCTCGTCGAGGAGGCCCTCGACCGCACCGGCGGCGAACTCACCCGACAGGACGTCGCGGACATCGTCGAGGACTGCGGCGTCGAGCACCCCTACGCGCCCCGGTCGGTGCCGGCGATGGTCGACGCGGTCCAGCCCGGCCACGTCGACGGACAGCTGAAAGCCATGGGCGAGGAGCTCCAGAAGTGGGCCGACATCGATTACTCGTTCCGGCCGGGGTCCGACGGCACCTACGACAACGGCGGGATGGCCATCTGGGAGGAGACCCGCAAGGAGCTCCAGGAGCTGGTCTTCCGCGACGAACTCGGCGAACAGACGCCGACGCTCAACTACGACCCCACGGCCATCGACGGGCAGGGCGGCGGCGACCCCCACGCCGCCGACCACGGCGCGACGGTCAACGAGGACGTCACGCTCGTCGACGCCATCGACGACGACACCGAGCACGACTGGTTCGACGTCCTCGACGGGGACAATCGAGCCTCGCATAAGAAGCAGCGCGACGCCGTCATCCGGAAGGCGATGCAGCGCGCCGCGGCCACGCTCGAGGAGCGCTACGACAGCGATGACCCGAGCGACTGGCTCCTCGAGAACCGTCAGATCGAGTTCAGCCCGCTCGGTGCGTCGAACCCCGACCGCCTCCCGATGTCGAACCGCTCCAGCTACCAGCAGTCCGTCGTGATCGGCGAGGGCCTCGAGCACTCCGGGTCGGTGCTGCCCCCGAGCAACTCCGGCCACCAGAACGCCGCGGAGCTCGTCGCGACGCAGGCCGGCGAGGAGCCCGACCGGCTGACGGACCAGCTCGACGTCTACGCGAACTTCGACTACAAGCCGCACCCGGTCACCCGCGAGCAGGTCGAAGAGCGGGCCGTCGAGAGCGAGACCATCCGGGCGCAGGGTCACGAGGCCGCCGACACGGTCCGGCCCGCCAGCGACCTCGCGATAAAGCTGCTCTCGGTGCCGGGCGGCGGGCTCCGGGCGGTCCGCGACGTGGCGACCCAGGCCGGCTGGAGCTTCGACGGCCTCCTGGACGACGTCGAAGAGGGGCCGTCGGGAGCAACTCTGGACGACCAGGCCTCGACGGCGGCGGACGGCGACGAAACCGAGTCGGACGCTTCATCGACCGATCTGCTCTGA
- a CDS encoding HAD-IIA family hydrolase: MQYEGAVLDLDGTVYRGDELLPGAAAAVERLREAGLRTLFFSNNPTKSREEYAERLADLGIDVEPREVLSAGTVTTRFLADEHADDAIFLIGSGGLRRQFEAASLDLVADATTADVLVASWDREFDYGDMLAGYRALEAGATFYGTDPDLLIPAAEGMVPGSGSIINAVGGIVEREPRKILGKPSAEAQRAALETLGVQPERCLVVGDRLNTDVELGERAGMTTVLVRTGVATDADVAESAVQPDHVIDSLADVGPVLDL; the protein is encoded by the coding sequence ATGCAGTACGAAGGCGCGGTGCTGGACCTCGACGGGACCGTCTACCGCGGCGACGAGTTGCTCCCCGGGGCGGCCGCCGCAGTCGAGCGGCTCCGGGAGGCCGGCCTCCGGACGCTGTTCTTCTCGAACAACCCCACGAAGTCCCGCGAGGAGTACGCCGAGCGGCTGGCGGACCTCGGCATCGACGTCGAGCCCCGCGAGGTGCTGTCGGCGGGGACGGTCACCACCCGGTTCCTCGCCGACGAGCACGCCGACGACGCGATATTCCTGATCGGTTCCGGCGGCCTCCGCCGCCAGTTCGAGGCGGCGAGCCTCGACCTCGTCGCCGACGCCACGACCGCCGACGTCCTCGTCGCCTCCTGGGACCGCGAGTTCGACTACGGAGACATGCTGGCGGGCTACCGCGCGCTGGAAGCGGGCGCGACGTTCTACGGGACCGACCCCGACCTCCTCATCCCGGCCGCGGAGGGGATGGTCCCGGGGTCGGGGTCGATCATCAACGCCGTCGGCGGGATCGTCGAGCGGGAACCGCGGAAGATCCTCGGGAAGCCCTCGGCGGAAGCCCAGCGCGCCGCTCTGGAGACCCTCGGCGTCCAGCCGGAGCGCTGCCTCGTCGTCGGGGACCGACTGAACACCGACGTCGAACTCGGCGAACGGGCGGGCATGACGACGGTGCTGGTCAGGACCGGCGTGGCGACCGACGCCGACGTCGCGGAGAGCGCCGTCCAGCCAGACCACGTCATCGACTCGCTGGCCGACGTCGGGCCTGTCCTGGACCTCTGA
- a CDS encoding CDGSH iron-sulfur domain-containing protein — MAREIRHDAQQPEILDEEDLGDDGKLYVCRCGLSEDQPLCDGSHNATSDEEEDTVYKYEDDDPDGERRVVEGFEFADE; from the coding sequence ATGGCACGGGAGATCCGTCACGACGCCCAACAGCCGGAGATACTGGACGAGGAGGACCTCGGCGACGACGGGAAGCTCTACGTCTGTCGCTGCGGGCTCTCCGAGGACCAGCCGCTCTGCGACGGCTCGCACAATGCGACGTCCGACGAGGAGGAGGATACCGTCTACAAGTACGAGGACGACGACCCTGACGGCGAGCGACGCGTCGTCGAGGGCTTCGAGTTCGCCGACGAGTAG
- a CDS encoding DUF7537 family lipoprotein, protein MTRTTLLTVAVVLSLSLAGCSALPMWDDGGSSVPGAETDGVPTPDPGGEGGAGPEADYPDGYGAGGIDDPEGAMSAHLSALGDSDGFVFTYDALIREGDSETSIGVVNQADVADGVGYEMQNRPDRTLVTYFEDDHAYTRHERGGDVTYNATDYEYDMSRFTGYQFVAPLLAHVEYRDAEVVETDEGTFYHYVAEEVTDPSGILRNQVDEERIDRFDVALVVDEDGVVRHANFVVEADRTITVSMDVGEIDSTDAERPEWFDEADDP, encoded by the coding sequence ATGACACGTACCACGCTCCTGACCGTCGCCGTCGTCCTGTCGCTGTCCCTGGCCGGTTGCTCCGCCCTCCCGATGTGGGACGACGGCGGGTCGTCCGTTCCCGGTGCCGAAACGGACGGCGTCCCGACCCCCGACCCCGGGGGCGAGGGCGGGGCCGGTCCCGAGGCCGACTACCCCGACGGCTACGGCGCCGGCGGCATCGACGACCCCGAGGGGGCGATGTCGGCGCACCTCTCGGCGCTCGGCGACTCGGACGGCTTCGTCTTCACCTACGACGCGCTGATCCGCGAGGGCGACTCCGAGACCAGCATCGGCGTCGTCAACCAGGCGGACGTCGCCGACGGCGTCGGCTACGAGATGCAGAACCGCCCCGACCGGACCCTGGTGACGTACTTCGAGGACGACCACGCGTACACGCGGCACGAGCGAGGCGGCGACGTCACATACAACGCCACGGACTACGAGTACGATATGTCCCGCTTTACGGGCTACCAGTTCGTCGCGCCGCTGCTCGCGCACGTCGAGTACCGCGACGCCGAGGTCGTCGAGACCGACGAGGGGACCTTCTACCACTACGTCGCCGAGGAAGTGACGGATCCGTCGGGGATACTCCGCAACCAGGTCGACGAGGAGCGCATCGACCGGTTCGACGTGGCCCTCGTCGTCGACGAGGACGGCGTCGTCCGGCACGCGAACTTCGTCGTCGAGGCCGACCGGACCATCACCGTCTCGATGGACGTCGGCGAGATCGACTCGACGGACGCGGAGCGCCCCGAGTGGTTCGACGAGGCCGACGACCCCTGA
- a CDS encoding DUF7537 family lipoprotein — translation MVSRSTIAVALVVALTMLGGCSGILGDGSASSPDEFDYADGYDADGITDGEQAAETYRQALSNKSSYTVNYQQNLSGADATGNYDVVYRVDVDDERAYQRVEMPDQDYEVESFQESGQRVVREASGGNEEIATEDTGFDLANLTGVGLFSQLLSADADYETSVAERDGTSVVVYETSGNESASTVLDLGDRTPMSFSASLAVDSEGIVRSASYDLTYLNANGQEQTITLNFEVTAVDDTSVERPDWAQDA, via the coding sequence ATGGTATCTCGTTCGACTATCGCGGTCGCACTCGTCGTCGCCCTGACGATGCTCGGAGGCTGCTCCGGGATCCTCGGCGACGGCAGCGCGAGCAGCCCAGACGAGTTCGACTACGCGGACGGCTACGACGCCGACGGCATCACCGACGGCGAACAAGCCGCGGAGACGTATCGCCAGGCGCTCTCGAACAAGAGCAGCTACACGGTCAACTACCAGCAGAACCTCTCCGGCGCCGACGCCACCGGGAACTACGACGTCGTCTACCGCGTCGACGTGGACGACGAACGCGCCTACCAGCGGGTCGAGATGCCCGACCAGGACTACGAGGTCGAGTCCTTCCAGGAGAGCGGCCAGCGGGTCGTCCGCGAGGCCAGCGGGGGCAACGAGGAGATCGCCACCGAGGACACCGGCTTCGATCTGGCCAACCTGACCGGTGTCGGCCTCTTCTCGCAGCTGCTCTCGGCGGACGCCGACTACGAGACGAGCGTCGCGGAGCGCGACGGCACGTCGGTCGTCGTCTACGAGACGAGCGGCAACGAGAGCGCCAGCACCGTCCTCGACCTCGGCGACCGGACCCCGATGTCGTTCTCGGCGAGCCTCGCCGTCGACTCCGAGGGCATCGTGCGCTCGGCCAGCTACGACCTGACCTACCTGAACGCGAACGGACAGGAGCAGACCATCACGCTGAACTTCGAGGTGACGGCCGTCGACGACACGTCCGTCGAGCGGCCCGACTGGGCCCAGGACGCATAG
- a CDS encoding PH domain-containing protein, producing MKLDPLSIPYRAGEAVVRLAWIAFFLAIGSTGVGGTTGAGTLVVAYFVVMLGYQLVYYQRFDYELTDDTLDIESGVVSRRNREIPIRRVQNVDISRNVVQRVLGIAQINLETAGGSSTEASLKYVSVEEAERLQSEIGRLKRGDEAVDAAGEPTGEPATEELFAITPKELVLLGVVGIDLRLLSFVTVLLPVVSPSLQERFADPLVGLAVTAPLAAVAIVAVTAVVSGLLAVTNYYGFRLSRSSDDLHYERGLLQRFSGTIPLGKVQSLAVSENVIARRLGYASLAVETAGYAPGDAGSQSAVPLADRDRVFALAQSVEAFQDVSFERPPKRARERYAVRYGIVALVAVGAAFAVDRFTGLTFAWYVTLALLALAPVAAHLKWLNLGYDLQPEYVVLREGFWTRTITVVPYYRVQTVVDSRTVFQRRRRLATLVVDTAGSSGLTGRQPRALDIDEERAAELRETVADRLQAALVERRADRRRERLRSMAADASEEDLTSKV from the coding sequence ATGAAGCTCGACCCGCTCTCGATCCCCTACCGGGCCGGCGAGGCGGTCGTCAGGCTGGCGTGGATCGCCTTCTTCCTCGCCATCGGCTCCACCGGCGTCGGCGGGACGACGGGCGCCGGCACGCTCGTCGTCGCCTACTTCGTCGTCATGCTGGGCTACCAGCTGGTCTACTACCAGCGGTTCGACTACGAACTCACCGACGACACCCTCGACATCGAGTCCGGCGTCGTCTCCCGCCGGAACCGCGAGATTCCGATCCGCCGGGTCCAGAACGTCGACATCAGCCGGAACGTCGTCCAGCGGGTGCTCGGCATCGCCCAGATCAATCTGGAGACGGCGGGGGGCTCCTCGACGGAGGCCTCGCTGAAGTACGTCAGCGTCGAGGAGGCCGAACGCCTCCAGTCGGAGATCGGGCGCCTGAAGCGCGGCGACGAGGCCGTCGACGCGGCCGGCGAGCCGACCGGCGAACCCGCGACCGAGGAGCTGTTCGCCATCACGCCGAAGGAACTCGTCCTCCTGGGCGTCGTCGGCATCGACCTCCGTCTGCTCTCCTTCGTGACGGTGCTGCTGCCGGTCGTGTCGCCGTCGCTGCAGGAGCGGTTCGCCGACCCGCTGGTCGGGCTCGCGGTGACCGCGCCGCTGGCCGCCGTCGCCATCGTCGCGGTCACGGCCGTCGTCAGCGGCCTGCTGGCAGTGACGAACTACTACGGCTTCCGGCTGTCGCGGTCGAGCGACGACCTCCACTACGAGCGGGGCCTCCTCCAGCGGTTCAGCGGCACCATCCCGCTGGGGAAGGTCCAGTCGCTGGCTGTCTCCGAGAACGTCATCGCCCGGCGGCTGGGGTACGCCTCGCTGGCCGTCGAGACCGCGGGCTACGCGCCGGGCGACGCGGGCTCGCAGTCCGCCGTCCCGCTGGCCGACCGCGACCGGGTGTTCGCCCTCGCGCAGTCGGTCGAGGCGTTCCAGGACGTCTCCTTCGAGCGCCCGCCGAAGCGGGCCCGCGAGCGCTACGCCGTCCGATACGGGATCGTCGCCCTGGTGGCGGTCGGCGCCGCCTTCGCCGTCGACCGGTTCACCGGGCTGACGTTCGCGTGGTACGTCACACTCGCGCTGCTGGCGCTGGCGCCGGTCGCCGCCCACCTCAAGTGGCTGAACCTCGGGTACGACCTCCAGCCGGAGTACGTCGTCCTCCGGGAGGGGTTCTGGACCCGGACGATCACCGTCGTGCCGTACTATCGGGTGCAGACGGTCGTCGACTCCCGGACCGTCTTCCAGCGCCGCCGCCGGCTCGCGACCCTCGTGGTCGACACGGCCGGCTCCAGCGGGCTAACCGGGCGGCAGCCGCGAGCCCTCGACATCGACGAGGAGCGAGCGGCGGAACTCCGCGAGACAGTCGCCGACCGGCTGCAGGCCGCCCTGGTCGAGCGCCGCGCGGACCGGCGCCGCGAGCGCCTCCGGTCGATGGCGGCCGACGCCTCCGAAGAGGACCTCACATCGAAGGTCTGA
- a CDS encoding PH domain-containing protein, producing the protein MTAAVLGIIAGIAFAFLPVGGAWVGAAVFTVLFVVGIVFSVLRYRTWSYEVREDSLYLERGVVTRVRTVVPYVRIQHVDASRGPLERVFGLATTVVYTAGSRGADVSIPGLTPERSTDLQTRLKQLAIASEGEDAV; encoded by the coding sequence ATCACGGCCGCCGTCCTCGGGATCATCGCCGGCATCGCGTTCGCGTTCCTCCCCGTCGGCGGCGCGTGGGTCGGCGCCGCGGTCTTCACCGTCCTGTTCGTCGTGGGCATCGTCTTCTCCGTGCTCCGCTACCGGACCTGGTCCTACGAGGTCCGCGAGGACTCGCTGTACCTCGAACGCGGCGTCGTGACGCGCGTGCGGACCGTCGTCCCGTACGTCCGCATCCAGCACGTCGACGCGAGCCGCGGCCCCCTAGAGCGGGTGTTCGGGCTGGCGACGACGGTCGTCTACACGGCCGGGTCCCGCGGTGCGGACGTCTCGATCCCCGGGCTGACCCCGGAGCGCTCCACCGACCTGCAGACCCGGCTGAAGCAACTCGCCATCGCCTCGGAGGGCGAAGACGCGGTATAA
- a CDS encoding macro domain-containing protein — MEFRVVQGDIAAQSADVLVNAAGTSLQMGSGVAGALRRGGGEQLDEAAVSKGPVDLGETAVTNAYDLDAEYVIHAAAMPHYGDGQATAESIREATHNALAAADERGCESLVLPALGCGVAGFDLEEGAWIIAETVAEYEPTSLEDVRFIAYSDEEYETVRRVAESVIR, encoded by the coding sequence ATGGAGTTCCGCGTCGTCCAGGGCGACATCGCGGCACAGTCGGCGGACGTACTCGTCAACGCCGCCGGGACCAGCCTGCAGATGGGGTCGGGTGTCGCCGGCGCGCTCAGACGGGGCGGCGGCGAGCAGCTCGACGAGGCGGCCGTCTCGAAGGGGCCGGTCGACCTCGGGGAGACGGCAGTCACCAACGCCTACGACCTCGACGCCGAGTACGTGATCCACGCGGCGGCGATGCCTCACTACGGCGACGGCCAGGCGACCGCCGAGAGCATCCGGGAGGCGACCCACAACGCGCTCGCGGCCGCCGACGAACGCGGCTGCGAGTCGCTCGTCCTCCCGGCGCTCGGCTGCGGCGTCGCCGGGTTCGACCTCGAGGAGGGCGCCTGGATCATCGCCGAGACCGTCGCCGAGTACGAGCCGACGTCGCTCGAGGACGTGCGGTTCATCGCCTACAGCGACGAGGAGTACGAGACCGTCCGGCGCGTCGCCGAGTCGGTCATCAGGTAG
- a CDS encoding helix-turn-helix domain-containing protein, whose amino-acid sequence MRYVKVSLIPTEGDVDPVGDEIAAEPSLQREAILHINRLNDGTVVLLTRLRGDADALDGILGSREDVLSYNVSPLRDGMQAYLHAEPTPTAAALLDLTQEHEFVLDTPIEYGPDGIRVAVIGEEETVRQAIEDVPEEIRVELEQLSDYDPELRELSSMLTDRQREILDTAADLGYYEVPRRATHQDIADELDLSTTTVGEHLRKIEARMLSEIAH is encoded by the coding sequence ATGCGGTACGTCAAGGTCTCGCTCATCCCCACGGAGGGCGACGTCGACCCCGTCGGCGACGAGATCGCGGCGGAGCCGTCCCTGCAGCGCGAGGCCATCCTCCACATCAACCGCCTCAACGACGGGACCGTCGTCCTGCTGACCCGGCTCCGGGGCGACGCCGACGCGCTCGACGGGATCCTCGGCAGCCGGGAAGATGTGCTCTCCTACAACGTCTCGCCGCTCCGCGACGGGATGCAGGCGTACCTCCACGCCGAGCCCACGCCGACCGCCGCGGCGCTGCTCGACCTCACCCAGGAACACGAGTTCGTCCTCGACACCCCCATCGAGTACGGGCCCGACGGCATCCGTGTGGCCGTCATCGGGGAGGAGGAGACGGTCCGGCAGGCCATCGAGGACGTCCCGGAGGAGATTCGCGTCGAACTCGAGCAGCTCTCCGACTACGACCCCGAGCTCCGGGAGCTATCCTCGATGCTCACCGACAGACAGCGGGAGATCCTCGATACGGCAGCCGACCTCGGCTACTACGAGGTCCCGCGGCGGGCGACCCACCAGGACATCGCCGACGAACTCGACCTCTCGACGACCACCGTCGGCGAGCACCTCCGCAAGATCGAGGCGCGGATGCTCTCGGAGATCGCTCACTGA
- a CDS encoding aldo/keto reductase — translation MEYTTLGSTGIEVSRLCLGCMSFGDSEWREWVRGEEFGHELVERAVDLGINFFDTANMYSRGESERILGDALEGRRQESVVATKVYFQMREDDPNSGGLSRKTVEQELDDSLDRLGMDTVDLYQIHRWDYDTPIEQTLRAMTDAVHRGKIRHLGASSMWAHQLAESLRVSEREGLERFETMQNHYNLAYREEERETLPLCEKEGLGVVPWSPMARGYLTRPHEEYMSTKRAETDDHAQEHPYADNGGREINERVQELAEDRGVKMAQIALSWLLHKDWVDAPIVGASKIEHLEDAVEALEIDLSDSDVEYLEEPYEPVPVSGHQ, via the coding sequence ATGGAGTACACCACGCTCGGTTCGACCGGCATCGAGGTCTCGCGGCTCTGCCTCGGCTGCATGAGCTTCGGCGACTCGGAGTGGCGCGAGTGGGTCCGCGGCGAGGAGTTCGGCCACGAACTCGTCGAGCGCGCGGTCGACCTCGGCATCAACTTCTTCGACACCGCCAACATGTACTCGCGCGGCGAGAGCGAGCGCATCCTCGGGGACGCCCTGGAGGGCCGCCGCCAGGAGTCCGTCGTCGCCACGAAGGTCTACTTCCAGATGCGCGAGGACGACCCGAACTCGGGCGGCCTCTCGCGGAAGACCGTCGAGCAGGAGCTCGACGACTCCCTCGACCGCCTCGGCATGGATACGGTCGACCTCTACCAGATCCACCGCTGGGACTACGACACGCCGATCGAGCAGACGCTTCGGGCCATGACCGACGCCGTCCACCGGGGGAAGATCCGCCACCTCGGCGCCTCCTCGATGTGGGCCCACCAGCTCGCGGAGTCTCTACGCGTCAGCGAGCGCGAGGGGCTGGAGCGCTTCGAGACGATGCAGAACCACTACAACCTCGCCTACCGGGAGGAGGAGCGCGAGACGCTGCCGCTCTGCGAGAAGGAAGGCCTCGGCGTCGTCCCGTGGAGCCCGATGGCCCGCGGCTACCTCACGCGGCCACACGAGGAGTACATGTCGACGAAGCGCGCGGAGACCGACGACCACGCCCAGGAGCATCCCTACGCCGACAACGGGGGCCGGGAGATCAACGAGCGCGTCCAGGAACTGGCCGAGGACCGCGGCGTGAAGATGGCCCAGATCGCACTCTCGTGGTTGCTCCACAAGGACTGGGTCGACGCGCCCATCGTCGGCGCCTCGAAGATCGAGCACCTCGAAGACGCCGTCGAGGCCCTGGAGATCGACCTCTCCGACAGCGACGTGGAGTACCTCGAGGAGCCCTACGAGCCGGTGCCGGTCTCCGGCCACCAGTAA
- a CDS encoding HVO_2901 family zinc finger protein, whose protein sequence is MTHTCRNCKRTFTSELEYELHRDTCSSEALICGSCGDQFPERRATKDGWHYACPNDDCDGEGLGEDLHSVGDFRVATKTR, encoded by the coding sequence ATGACCCACACCTGCCGCAACTGTAAACGCACGTTCACGAGCGAACTCGAGTACGAACTCCACCGGGACACCTGCTCCTCGGAGGCCCTCATCTGCGGGAGCTGCGGCGACCAGTTCCCCGAACGACGCGCGACGAAGGACGGCTGGCACTACGCCTGCCCGAACGACGACTGCGACGGCGAGGGCCTCGGCGAGGACCTCCACTCCGTCGGCGACTTCCGCGTCGCGACGAAGACACGATAA
- a CDS encoding DoxX family protein has product MFESAGAGVAFLLARVLFGGVLAFMGINHFLNVDEMTGYAEFKGLPAPRASVLFSGGLLAFGGLSVVAGVLPAVGAAALAVFLLASAVTMHDFWNLEGEDAQNEMTAFLKNLFGAGGALAFFALAGATWPYAVNLGL; this is encoded by the coding sequence ATGTTCGAGAGCGCGGGCGCGGGCGTGGCGTTCCTCCTCGCTCGAGTGCTCTTCGGGGGGGTCCTGGCGTTCATGGGGATCAACCACTTCCTCAACGTCGACGAGATGACCGGCTACGCCGAATTCAAGGGGCTTCCGGCGCCGAGAGCGTCGGTCCTGTTTAGCGGCGGCTTACTCGCCTTCGGCGGACTCTCCGTCGTCGCCGGGGTCCTGCCGGCGGTCGGCGCGGCCGCGCTGGCCGTATTCCTCCTCGCGTCGGCGGTCACGATGCACGACTTCTGGAACCTCGAGGGCGAGGACGCCCAGAACGAGATGACGGCGTTCCTGAAGAACCTCTTCGGGGCCGGCGGCGCTCTGGCGTTCTTCGCGCTCGCGGGCGCGACGTGGCCGTACGCGGTCAACCTGGGACTGTAA
- a CDS encoding winged helix-turn-helix transcriptional regulator, whose amino-acid sequence MSNVPQQVESVCPVVESMEQIGSKWRLLVLHDLQDGEKRFNELKRSTDANARTLSRVLDDLQETGFVERRLEEDAPVATYYSLTDKGRSLCPVFDEIEEWADEWICE is encoded by the coding sequence ATGTCGAACGTCCCCCAGCAGGTCGAGTCGGTCTGTCCCGTCGTGGAGTCGATGGAGCAGATCGGCTCGAAGTGGCGGTTGCTCGTCCTGCACGACCTCCAGGACGGCGAGAAGCGGTTCAACGAGCTGAAGCGGTCGACGGACGCCAACGCGAGGACCCTCTCCCGCGTCCTCGACGACCTCCAGGAGACCGGGTTCGTCGAGCGGCGCCTCGAGGAGGACGCCCCCGTCGCGACCTACTACTCGCTGACCGACAAGGGTCGGTCGCTCTGTCCGGTCTTCGACGAGATCGAGGAGTGGGCCGACGAGTGGATCTGCGAGTAG